A genomic stretch from Halichoerus grypus chromosome 5, mHalGry1.hap1.1, whole genome shotgun sequence includes:
- the LOC118529188 gene encoding cytochrome P450 11B1, mitochondrial-like isoform X1, translating into MAFRAKARGWLAGRWLSLSWARALGTRAAPAAKAVLPFEAIPQCPGNKWMRVLQIWKERGSENFHLEMHRTFQELGPIFRYDVGGTHMVYVMLPEDVERLQRVESPQPWRPPLDPWLAYRQHRGHRCGVFLLNGPEWRSNRLKLNPDVLSPQAVQKYIPMVDGVAREFSRALKSRVLQNARGSLTLDIQTSIFYYTIEASNLALFGERLGLLGHSPSPASLNFIRALEAMLKSTAQLMFMPRGLSRWTSTKVWKEHFESWDYIFQYANNAIQKIYQELALGRPQHYSGIVGELLMHADMTLESVRANSIDLTAGSVDTTAYPLLMTLFELARNPDVQQALRQESLVAEARIAENPQRATTELPLLRAALKETLRLYPVGISVDRQVGSDVVLQNYRIPAGTLVKVQLYSLGRNPCVFPRPERYHPQRWLDSRSSGTRSPNLAFGFGLRQCLGRRLAETEMLLLLHHVLNNFLVETLTHEDVKMIYQFILIPSTLPLLTFRAIS; encoded by the exons ATGGCATTCAGGGCAAAGGCACGAGGGTGGCTGGCAGGGCGCTGGCTGTCCCTGAGCTGGGCACGCGCACTGGGCACCAGAGCCGCTCCGGCCGCCAAGGCGGTGCTGCCCTTCGAAGCCATACCCCAGTGTCCCGGCAACAAGTGGATGAGGGTGCTGCAGATCTGGAAGGAGCGGGGCTCTGAGAACTTTCACCTGGAGATGCACCGGACCTTCCAGGAGCTGGGGCCCATTTTCAG GTATGACGTGGGAGGGACGCACATGGTGTACGTGATGCTGCCCGAGGACGTGGAGAGGCTGCAGCGAGTGGAGAGCCCTCAGCCCTGGCGGCCGCCCCTGGACCCCTGGCTGGCCTACCGACAGCATCGTGGGCACAGATGTGGCGTGTTCTTGCT AAATGGGCCTGAATGGCGCTCAAACCGACTGAAGCTCAACCCAGACGTGCTGTCGCCGCAGGCCGTGCAGAAGTACATCCCCATGGTGGATGGGGTGGCGAGGGAGTTCTCAAGGGCCCTGAAGTCGAGAGTGCTGCAGAACGCCCGGGGGAGTCTGACCCTGGACATCCAGACAAGCATCTTCTACTACACCATAGAAG CAAGCAATTTAGCCCTTTTTGGAGAGCGGCTGGGCCTCCTCGGCCATAGCCCCAGTCCTGCCAGCCTGAACTTTATCCGGGCTCTGGAGGCCATGTTGAAGTCCACTGCACAGCTCATGTTCATGCCCAGGGGCCTATCCCGCTGGACAAGCACCAAGGTGTGGAAGGAGCACTTCGAGTCCTGGGACTACATCTTCCAGTATG CCAACAATGCCATCCAGAAGATCTACCAGGAGCTGGCCCTCGGCCGCCCGCAGCACTATAGCGGCATCGTGGGGGAGCTGCTGATGCACGCAGACATGACCCTGGAGTCAGTCAGGGCCAACTCCATCGATCTCACCGCCGGGAGCGTGGACACG ACGGCCTACCCCCTGTTGATGACTCTCTTCGAGCTGGCTCGGAACCCTGACGTGCAGCAGGCCCTACGCCAGGAGAGCCTGGTGGCCGAGGCCAGGATCGCTGAGAATCCCCAGAGGGCAACCACAGAGCTGCCCCTGCTGCGGGCGGCCCTCAAGGAGACCTTGAG GCTGTACCCCGTGGGTATCTCGGTGGACCGACAGGTGGGCTCGGACGTGGTGCTGCAGAACTACCGCATCCCCGCCGGG ACCTTGGTCAAGGTGCAGCTCTACTCCCTGGGTCGAAACCCCTGTGTGTTCCCGAGGCCCGAGCGCTATCATCCCCAGCGCTGGCTGGACAGCAGGAGCTCGGGCACCAGGTCCCCCAACCTGGCCTTCGGCTTCGGCCTGCGGCAGTGCCTGGGGCGGCGCCTGGCAGAGACAGAGATGCTGCTTCTGCTGCACCAC GTGCTGAACAACTTCCTGGTGGAGACCCTAACACACGAGGATGTAAAGATGATCTACCAGTTCATACTGAtaccctccaccctccccctcctcaccttCCGGGCCATCAGCTAG
- the LOC118529188 gene encoding cytochrome P450 11B1, mitochondrial-like isoform X2, with protein sequence MAFRAKARGWLAGRWLSLSWARALGTRAAPAAKAVLPFEAIPQCPGNKWMRVLQIWKERGSENFHLEMHRTFQELGPIFRYDVGGTHMVYVMLPEDVERLQRVESPQPWRPPLDPWLAYRQHRGHRCGVFLLNGPEWRSNRLKLNPDVLSPQAVQKYIPMVDGVAREFSRALKSRVLQNARGSLTLDIQTSIFYYTIEASNLALFGERLGLLGHSPSPASLNFIRALEAMLKSTAQLMFMPRGLSRWTSTKVWKEHFESWDYIFQYANNAIQKIYQELALGRPQHYSGIVGELLMHADMTLESVRANSIDLTAGSVDTTAYPLLMTLFELARNPDVQQALRQESLVAEARIAENPQRATTELPLLRAALKETLRPWSRCSSTPWVETPVCSRGPSAIIPSAGWTAGARAPGPPTWPSASACGSAWGGAWQRQRCCFCCTTC encoded by the exons ATGGCATTCAGGGCAAAGGCACGAGGGTGGCTGGCAGGGCGCTGGCTGTCCCTGAGCTGGGCACGCGCACTGGGCACCAGAGCCGCTCCGGCCGCCAAGGCGGTGCTGCCCTTCGAAGCCATACCCCAGTGTCCCGGCAACAAGTGGATGAGGGTGCTGCAGATCTGGAAGGAGCGGGGCTCTGAGAACTTTCACCTGGAGATGCACCGGACCTTCCAGGAGCTGGGGCCCATTTTCAG GTATGACGTGGGAGGGACGCACATGGTGTACGTGATGCTGCCCGAGGACGTGGAGAGGCTGCAGCGAGTGGAGAGCCCTCAGCCCTGGCGGCCGCCCCTGGACCCCTGGCTGGCCTACCGACAGCATCGTGGGCACAGATGTGGCGTGTTCTTGCT AAATGGGCCTGAATGGCGCTCAAACCGACTGAAGCTCAACCCAGACGTGCTGTCGCCGCAGGCCGTGCAGAAGTACATCCCCATGGTGGATGGGGTGGCGAGGGAGTTCTCAAGGGCCCTGAAGTCGAGAGTGCTGCAGAACGCCCGGGGGAGTCTGACCCTGGACATCCAGACAAGCATCTTCTACTACACCATAGAAG CAAGCAATTTAGCCCTTTTTGGAGAGCGGCTGGGCCTCCTCGGCCATAGCCCCAGTCCTGCCAGCCTGAACTTTATCCGGGCTCTGGAGGCCATGTTGAAGTCCACTGCACAGCTCATGTTCATGCCCAGGGGCCTATCCCGCTGGACAAGCACCAAGGTGTGGAAGGAGCACTTCGAGTCCTGGGACTACATCTTCCAGTATG CCAACAATGCCATCCAGAAGATCTACCAGGAGCTGGCCCTCGGCCGCCCGCAGCACTATAGCGGCATCGTGGGGGAGCTGCTGATGCACGCAGACATGACCCTGGAGTCAGTCAGGGCCAACTCCATCGATCTCACCGCCGGGAGCGTGGACACG ACGGCCTACCCCCTGTTGATGACTCTCTTCGAGCTGGCTCGGAACCCTGACGTGCAGCAGGCCCTACGCCAGGAGAGCCTGGTGGCCGAGGCCAGGATCGCTGAGAATCCCCAGAGGGCAACCACAGAGCTGCCCCTGCTGCGGGCGGCCCTCAAGGAGACCTTGAG ACCTTGGTCAAGGTGCAGCTCTACTCCCTGGGTCGAAACCCCTGTGTGTTCCCGAGGCCCGAGCGCTATCATCCCCAGCGCTGGCTGGACAGCAGGAGCTCGGGCACCAGGTCCCCCAACCTGGCCTTCGGCTTCGGCCTGCGGCAGTGCCTGGGGCGGCGCCTGGCAGAGACAGAGATGCTGCTTCTGCTGCACCAC GTGCTGA
- the LOC118529188 gene encoding cytochrome P450 11B1, mitochondrial-like isoform X3, with protein sequence MAFRAKARGWLAGRWLSLSWARALGTRAAPAAKAVLPFEAIPQCPGNKWMRVLQIWKERGSENFHLEMHRTFQELGPIFRYDVGGTHMVYVMLPEDVERLQRVESPQPWRPPLDPWLAYRQHRGHRCGVFLLNGPEWRSNRLKLNPDVLSPQAVQKYIPMVDGVAREFSRALKSRVLQNARGSLTLDIQTSIFYYTIEASNLALFGERLGLLGHSPSPASLNFIRALEAMLKSTAQLMFMPRGLSRWTSTKVWKEHFESWDYIFQYANNAIQKIYQELALGRPQHYSGIVGELLMHADMTLESVRANSIDLTAGSVDTTAYPLLMTLFELARNPDVQQALRQESLVAEARIAENPQRATTELPLLRAALKETLRDRDTSSSGIPLQCPGRHPRPCPPWPGLLRLGELCLSSGGAKNQLLMIWASWCQKRL encoded by the exons ATGGCATTCAGGGCAAAGGCACGAGGGTGGCTGGCAGGGCGCTGGCTGTCCCTGAGCTGGGCACGCGCACTGGGCACCAGAGCCGCTCCGGCCGCCAAGGCGGTGCTGCCCTTCGAAGCCATACCCCAGTGTCCCGGCAACAAGTGGATGAGGGTGCTGCAGATCTGGAAGGAGCGGGGCTCTGAGAACTTTCACCTGGAGATGCACCGGACCTTCCAGGAGCTGGGGCCCATTTTCAG GTATGACGTGGGAGGGACGCACATGGTGTACGTGATGCTGCCCGAGGACGTGGAGAGGCTGCAGCGAGTGGAGAGCCCTCAGCCCTGGCGGCCGCCCCTGGACCCCTGGCTGGCCTACCGACAGCATCGTGGGCACAGATGTGGCGTGTTCTTGCT AAATGGGCCTGAATGGCGCTCAAACCGACTGAAGCTCAACCCAGACGTGCTGTCGCCGCAGGCCGTGCAGAAGTACATCCCCATGGTGGATGGGGTGGCGAGGGAGTTCTCAAGGGCCCTGAAGTCGAGAGTGCTGCAGAACGCCCGGGGGAGTCTGACCCTGGACATCCAGACAAGCATCTTCTACTACACCATAGAAG CAAGCAATTTAGCCCTTTTTGGAGAGCGGCTGGGCCTCCTCGGCCATAGCCCCAGTCCTGCCAGCCTGAACTTTATCCGGGCTCTGGAGGCCATGTTGAAGTCCACTGCACAGCTCATGTTCATGCCCAGGGGCCTATCCCGCTGGACAAGCACCAAGGTGTGGAAGGAGCACTTCGAGTCCTGGGACTACATCTTCCAGTATG CCAACAATGCCATCCAGAAGATCTACCAGGAGCTGGCCCTCGGCCGCCCGCAGCACTATAGCGGCATCGTGGGGGAGCTGCTGATGCACGCAGACATGACCCTGGAGTCAGTCAGGGCCAACTCCATCGATCTCACCGCCGGGAGCGTGGACACG ACGGCCTACCCCCTGTTGATGACTCTCTTCGAGCTGGCTCGGAACCCTGACGTGCAGCAGGCCCTACGCCAGGAGAGCCTGGTGGCCGAGGCCAGGATCGCTGAGAATCCCCAGAGGGCAACCACAGAGCTGCCCCTGCTGCGGGCGGCCCTCAAGGAGACCTTGAG GGATAGGGACacttcttcctctgggatcccGCTCCAGTGCCCTGGGCGCCATCCTCGGCCGTGCCCTCCTTGGCCGGGGCTGCTCAGGCTGGGAGAGCTTTGTCTGAGCTCAGGAGGtgcaaagaaccagctcctcatGATCTGGGCTTCCTGGTGCCAGAAGCGACTGTGA